The Prionailurus viverrinus isolate Anna chromosome B4, UM_Priviv_1.0, whole genome shotgun sequence genome has a window encoding:
- the LOC125170951 gene encoding putative taste receptor type 2 member 33: protein MVTALPSIFSIAVLIEFLLGNFANGFIALVNFIDWTKRQKISSVDHILAALAVSRIGLLWVMIINWYATLFNPDFKSLEVRIIFQIAWIVSNHFSIWLATSLSIFYLFKIANFSSLIFLRLKWRVKSVVLVMLLGSLFLLFSHVAAVSIYEKVQTKEYEGNVTWRTKWTDMAHLSNMTVFTLANFIPFATSLTSFVLLIFSLWRHLKRMQLCDKGSQDPSTEVHIRAMQTVVSFLLFFAGYILNLIVTIWSFNGLQKELFMFCQVLAFVYPSIHSLMLIWGNKKLKQAFLSVLYQEKYWLKEQKHSTP from the coding sequence ATGGTAACCGCGCTACCCAGCATTTTTTCCATTGCGGTACTAATAGAATTTCTCCTAGGAAATTTTGCCAATGGCTTCATAGCACTGGTGAACTTCATTGACTGGACCAAGAGACAAAAGATCTCCTCAGTTGATCACATTCTCGCTGCTCTGGCTGTCTCCAGAATTGGTTTGCTCTGGGTAATGATAATAAATTGGTATGCAACTTTGTTCAATCCAGATTTCAAGAGCTTAGAagtaagaattatttttcaaattgccTGGATAGTAAGCAATCATTTTAGCATCTGGCTGGCTACTAGCCTCagcatattttatttgttcaaaataGCCAACTTCTCCAGCCTTATTTTCCTTCGCCTCAAGTGGAGAGTTAAAAGCGTCGTGCTTGTGATGCTGCTGGGGTCTTTGTTCTTATTGTTTTCTCATGTTGCGGCAGTGAGCATATATGAGAAAGTGCAGACTAAGGAATATGAAGGGAATGTCACTTGGAGGACCAAATGGACGGACATGGCACACCTCTCAAATATGACTGTATTCACACTAGCAAACTTCATACCCTTTGCTACGTCCCTGACGTCTTTTGTGCTGTTGATCTTTTCCCTCTGGAGACATCTCAAGCGGATGCAGCTCTGTGATAAGGGATCCCAAGATCCCAGCACCGAGGTCCACATAAGAGCCATGCAGACGGTGGTctcctttctcttgttctttgcCGGTTACATTCTGAATCTAATTGTTACAATTTGGAGTTTTAACGGGCTGCAGAAGGAACTGTTCATGTTTTGCCAGGTACTTGCCTTCGTGTATCCTTCGATCCACTCGCTGATGTTGATTTGGGGAAACAAGAAGCTAAAACAGGCCTTTCTGTCTGTTTTATACCAGGAGAAGTACTGGCTGAAAGAACAGAAACACTCAACTCCATAG
- the LOC125171097 gene encoding taste receptor type 2 member 20-like yields the protein MVTALPSIFSIVVIIEFLLGNFANGFIALVNFIDWTKRQKISSVDHILAALAVSRIGLLWVILINWYATLFNPDFYSLEVRIIFQIAWTVSNHFSIWLATSLSIFYLFKIANFSSLIFLRLKWRVKSIVLVILLGSLFFLVCHVVAVSVREKVQTEVYEGNGTRKTKLRDILQLSNMTIFTLANFIPFGMSLMSFVLLIFSLWRHLKRMQLCDKGSQDPSTKVHIRAMQTVVSFLLFFAGYFFTLTITIWSSNWSQNEFRFLLCQVIGILYPSIHSLLLIRGNKKLRQAFLSFLWQLKC from the coding sequence ATGGTAACCGCGCTACCCAGCATTTTTTCCATCGTGGTAATAATAGAATTTCTCCTAGGAAATTTTGCCAATGGCTTCATAGCACTGGTGAACTTCATTGACTGGACCAAGAGACAAAAGATCTCCTCAGTTGATCACATTCTCGCTGCTCTGGCTGTCTCCAGAATTGGTTTGCTCTGGGTAATATTAATAAATTGGTATGCAACTTTGTTTAATCCAGATTTCTATAGCTTAGAagtaagaattatttttcaaattgccTGGACAGTAAGCAATCATTTTAGCATCTGGCTGGCTACTAGCCTCagcatattttatttgttcaaaataGCCAACTTCTCCAGCCTTATTTTCCTTCGCCTCAAGTGGAGAGTTAAAAGCATAGTTCTTGTGATTCTGTTGGGGTCCTTGTTCTTTTTGGTTTGTCATGTTGTGGCGGTGAGCGTACGTGAGAAAGTGCAGACTGAGGTATATGAAGGAAACGGCACTAGGAAgaccaaattgagggacattttaCAGCTTTCAAATATGACTATATTCACACTAGCAAACTTCATACCCTTTGGTATGTCCCTGATGTCTTTTGTGCTGTTGATCTTTTCCCTCTGGAGACATCTCAAGCGGATGCAGCTCTGTGATAAGGGATCCCAAGATCCCAGCACCAAGGTCCACATAAGAGCCATGCAGACGGTGGTctcctttctcttgttctttgcCGGTTACTTCTTTACTCTGACGATCACAATTTGGAGTTCTAATTGGTCGCAGAACGAGTTCCGCTTCCTCCTTTGCCAGGTTATTGGAATCCTGTATCCTTCAATCCACTCGTTGCTGCTGATTCGGGGAAACAAGAAGCTAAGACAGGCCTTTCTGTCATTTCTGTGGCAGCTGAAGTGCTga